From a region of the Kaistia sp. 32K genome:
- a CDS encoding zinc-binding dehydrogenase gives MGVAKILSVEILGPRQAQVSERPDPQASGDIVKVKVLVAPMCTEWQSWRSGKCSCELGHEAVGVVCDAAQSKRLKVGDRVIVMPHAGCGVCPACRSGEHIHCTEQRDLKAETGSSSGIGCYAEYLLKPDYLLQPVPDDIETDYAAMAICALGPSFTAMTRMQVTAKDTVLISGCGAVGLGAIINARTIGARVIALELHPYRAELARALGAELVIDPRAPDLLEQVRAATGGYGVDAALDTSNNEAAPPVVLELVRARGRLSFVTWSGSLPVNRITGKGIDIFGSWHWNHDVFSEEVLQRVRDARPLLDKLTTHRFPMSEVAAAFALQETGNCGKVLLYPGEGEPS, from the coding sequence GTGGGAGTAGCGAAAATTCTTAGCGTTGAAATCCTCGGGCCGCGCCAGGCGCAGGTCTCGGAGCGGCCAGATCCCCAGGCGTCCGGCGATATCGTCAAGGTCAAGGTGCTCGTCGCGCCGATGTGCACGGAGTGGCAGTCCTGGCGTTCGGGCAAGTGCTCGTGCGAGCTCGGCCACGAGGCGGTCGGCGTCGTCTGCGACGCCGCGCAGTCGAAGCGGCTGAAGGTCGGCGATCGCGTCATCGTCATGCCGCATGCCGGCTGCGGCGTCTGCCCGGCCTGCCGTTCCGGCGAGCACATCCACTGCACCGAGCAGCGCGACCTCAAGGCCGAGACGGGTTCTTCGAGCGGTATCGGCTGCTATGCCGAATATCTGCTCAAGCCCGACTACCTGCTGCAGCCGGTGCCGGACGACATCGAGACGGATTATGCCGCAATGGCGATCTGCGCGCTCGGGCCGAGCTTCACGGCGATGACGCGCATGCAGGTGACGGCGAAGGATACCGTCCTGATTTCGGGCTGCGGCGCGGTCGGACTCGGCGCCATCATCAATGCGCGCACCATCGGCGCCCGCGTCATCGCGCTGGAACTGCACCCGTACCGCGCCGAGCTCGCCCGCGCGCTCGGCGCGGAGCTGGTGATCGATCCGCGCGCGCCGGACCTGCTCGAGCAGGTGCGCGCCGCCACCGGCGGTTACGGCGTCGACGCGGCGCTCGATACCAGCAACAACGAGGCGGCGCCGCCGGTCGTGCTGGAGCTGGTGCGGGCGCGCGGCCGACTTTCCTTCGTGACCTGGAGCGGATCGCTGCCGGTCAACCGCATCACCGGCAAGGGCATCGACATCTTCGGAAGCTGGCACTGGAACCACGACGTGTTCAGCGAGGAGGTGCTGCAGCGCGTGCGCGACGCCCGTCCGCTGCTCGACAAGCTGACCACGCATCGCTTCCCGATGTCGGAGGTCGCGGCCGCCTTCGCCCTGCAGGAAACCGGCAATTGCGGCAAGGTGCTGCTCTATCCGGGCGAGGGCGAGCCGTCCTGA